Part of the Lutra lutra chromosome 4, mLutLut1.2, whole genome shotgun sequence genome is shown below.
TGAAAAGGTCCTAAGTGGTTAGAGAAGGGTCTGGGCCCAGAGCCACACACCCCTCCCTGAGGAGCTCTCCCCTTACCGTGTCAGGCTGTTCTGGGGCTTCCTGAGTCTCTGCTGCCCCTGCTGGGTGTGTGGCTAGAGGTGCAGGGTGAACGGGCCGGGACTCAAGGTCAAGGGAGGTAGAGTCTgtcaggaaagaggagagagaggagggtccatgagcccagccccaggctgggcagcGGGGTGAGGATCTCAGAGTCAGTGGGGAGAGCAGGGTCAGAGCCAGGTATCCCACAAGCCTTGCCGGGGACATCTGCCACCTGCTGGGACTTTGCAACTACCTGTCCAGGTAGGGCTGGGTGCAGGACTTGGGTCTGAAGTCAGGTCAAAGGCAAAGACGTCTTCGGATGGGGCCCTAGGGAGAGCAAGGGGAGATGAAGTGAGTGAGCCCGTGGCACCCCTGCCCAGACCCACCAGCGGCAGAGCCTGATACCTGGCAGACAGTGGGGTGAAAGCCAGCAGGGGACTCGACAGTGGTGCGGAGCCCGGGGTCTGAGGAGGGGTCTGGGGAACAACCAGAAATGGTGACAGAGCTGCTGACAGGGGTCTGAAAGCGGgatgggagcagggctgggggactGGTACCTGAGGAGGGGTCTTTGGCATGGGGACCTTCTTCAGCACCAAGCTGACCCCGGCTGGCTCCCGCAGCAGCTCCCTCAGCACGTTCTTATGGGGCCAGCCCACCTGGACACggaagggggcagggcagggacccTGGGCTGAGGCAGAGGCCCAGGAGGCTCTGGAGTAAGCCAACAGCCCCCACCCTTGCCCTCAGCCTCCTGCcactcctcctccagccccctcaCCTTGGCCCTGCCAAGGCCACTCTGGCTCATCTCACAGGCAGCAGCTCCCACAAGCCTGGTGTCCACAGGGACTGCATgaggccctcccaacccccaccagcCCTGGGTTTTCTCAGCAGCCCCttcaccgcccccccaccccaccccaccccctcccctcccctccgccaCGAACAGCCACATCCCTTTCCTCCTCACTCACCACCACCTGCTCATTGACCTGGACAATCTCGTCTCCAGGCAGGATCTGCAGCCGGGAGTCAGCAGCGACCTGGTATGTGGGGTGGGGCTTATGGGGTTCACTCTCCACAGGCCTGAAGCGGGCTCAACTGGAGAGTAGGGCCTTGGGACGGGCAACTGAGAAGGGCATAGGATTCTCACCTGGGGGCCCGCACGGGACACGAAGTGCAGGCAGTTACCGGTGGTGTGGATTTCCAGGCCCTGCCCAAGCAGAGGCTGTAGTCACTGAGTGCTGGGGGGCCAGGATTATTCTGTGGATGGAACTGGGGGGACAGCTGGCTCCAGGTAGGTGCTGcccaacttgctgtgtgactctgggcctGTCACTCCTCTCTGGGCCCCTGCCGCCTCCTCTAATAAGGGCCAGGAGGAGGCTGGGCTTGCTGACTAATGAGGTCTCAGATCCTCAGCTGCCCTCCTGAAGGGATCAGTAGGGCTGGGGCAggacaggggcagggctgggggctctggtGTTTTCAACCAGTTGAAGCTTAAAGCAACTAAGTCCGTGTCCTTTCCCCAGTCCCCTAACCTGCCATATCTGTGTCCTAGGGCTGGAATGTGTCCCCTGAGACCACATCAGCTAAAGCCCCCCAGGACTGGAGAAAGTATTTAATGACCTAAGACCCCAGCCATAACAGTACAGCATTCCGGGGGCTCCTAGAACCATATTTCAGGGCCCAGACAAGGCTGCTGAGAGGTCAGCGCTCACCAAAGGGTCGTCCAGCTGCACGCGCTCCAGCAGGGCCCTCTGCTCCAGCAGCTCCTGGGGGCTGCAGCGCAGGATGTGGTGGCAGATCCCCGCCACGTGGCtgcactgggggagggggcatgggagGCTGAGCCTTGAGTCCCATCCCACGgccaccccaacccccccactcAACTGAAGCCACACTCACAATCCTCAGGACTTTGCTCTCCCTCTCGGCCGCAGGACTGTCCTGGAAGCAGAGAGGGCAACAGCCTTCCCTGAGGCAGGAGCACTGCCTTTGCCCGAGGGCAGGGTAGGCTTCCCAGTGGTCCCTCCCTGTGACCTGAATGTTGATCTCCTCCTAGAATGACAAGGCCTCAGAGCTTTGGCTCCAGGGTCTCGTTCAGCTGATGCCAAGCCCCAAAAATCAccatacataccctccccactccacccccatccccagagcCAAACTTTCTGAGCGGCCCCTGCCAGCTAGAAGACCCCACGCCCCCATCACCCCCTACCCCGTGGCCAGGCCTCCTTTCTTCCTGCCCCTGTCTCTTCCCAACCCCCACATGCGATCCTGTGCTGATTCACAGGTTATAAAAAGCTCTAGCCTGACTTGGTCTGTTACTGCCTGGGCCAAGCCTGGCCTTTGGTATTCCTACCTCCTGCAAGGCCTGGCCCAGCTCCCCGCACAACTCCCCAATCTTCTGGCAGGCTGAGAAGTCATTTAAGTGGGAGAAGAGGTACCTGGCAGGGGTAAGGATGGTAAGGGCAGTGGTTAGGGGGCTGTGATGACCAGTCAGTCATGGAACCACTGGTCTGCCacatgggaggtgggggtgggggggatatcTGCTCTGACGGGTTTTGCTTGGGGTAAAGGAGAGAACTAATACATCGACAGAGCTTAAAACTTAGCACAGGACTCATCTGTCAAGCACCCAGGATGTGCCAGGCCCTATTCCAAGCACTAGGAAGAGACCTTACACACATGATTACATCAATAATGATATAACTCCAGGCACCGTGAGATGTAGGGAGCTCTGAGAACCTACAacaggaaggcttcccagaggagtgacatttgagctggcATCTGTGGGACCAGCAGCAGCGGCTGAAGGGAGTGGAGAAGCTCTCCATGCAGTGTCGGGACAGTTATGATTATGAGCTGCGGGTGGATGggaacccaggcgccccagtgcctCTGCACGGACCAAATAACCTCTTTGCCTGTCTCCACAACATCTGAACAACAGCCTAGCTCTATTCTCTCCCAGGCCGcagaggagtcaaggatgagAAGGGTCCCCTCCCCAGTAGGGTTTTAGGTACCTGTTGAGCCAGAAAAGGAGGGTACGGGCCTCATGCACCAGCTCCACGGCTGCACTGAGGACATCAGCAGGGGGCTTGGCACAGCCTTCCAGGTGGCCCTGGACTAAGCTCTGGAAAGCATAAGTCCTCTGGAGCAGCCCCTCTGTCAGGCTCTGAAGGTTCTCTGTCTGTAGCCCAGAGCTCTGGGCCAGAAAAAAGGCAGGTTATCTCCTGGCAGTGGCCAGCCCCCCATTCTCGGCCAGCGTGGCcaccattcattcactcaccagGGCCCGGAGCTGTTCCACCCCTTCTAGGATGAGCTCCTGGTGGCCGAGAGGCCACACAGTCAGGGCCTCAAGGCTGCGGGGACAGAGCTGGAGCAGGTACTTCCCGGGCAGCTCCCAGTCCTCAAAGCAGTAATCCTGCAGGGAGTCATCGAGGCCTGGAGGGAGGACAGGGCTGCCATGGCCTCTCAGGCCACTTCCTCACTCCCACAAAgtccctttctctcccatctGTTCCTAACCACAATCCTGGGACCCAGGCTGAGACTACTGAGCGAGTAACataactgctctgtgcctcagctggGAAATGGCGGTAATATAAGCACCTATTTTCTGATCCAGTGGGTACCAAATGACAGGATGCATGTCAAGTGGTTGGCCCATTCTCTGGATCACGGCAGTGACTTCTCCCATTATATCATTAGCAGACTCTTTCCCCTGACCTACAAGGCCTTGTATGAGCAGGccgccacctgcctctccagTCTCACCCCCTGGCACAGCCCCTCGAACTCAACACTTTAGATCCAGAGCACGAactccctggggctcctggaatGCTCTTTTGCCTCAGGGTCTACATATGTGCTATTTCTTCTGCCTGGGTGGTTCTAGCTACTTTACCCGTCTTTTTAATACAactccctccaggaagccttccataaCTCCCCAGGGTGGGTCCGGGgctctcctgctcccactgcccCTCAAGTTCTGGGCCATAAATAACTGTTCATCTTGAACTCTAGcccatgcctggcacagggtaGACAAGGCAGACCAAAAATAGGAATAGTATCTATTAAAAGCTTATCATGGGCTAGGCAAAATTTCAAGGGCAATCTACATGTTAACACATTTGGTGCTCACTGAGTGTAGAAGGTAATGACTACtgtcatccccactttacaggtggGCAAACTGATACAAAGAGTAAGtagcggggcgcctggatggctcagtggtttaaagcctctgccttcggctcaggtctcgatcccagggtcctgggatggagccgtgcatcgggctctctgctcagcagggacctgcttcccttcctctctctgcctgtctctctgcctacttgtgatttctgtcaaataaataaataaaatctaaaaaaaaaaaaaaaggagtaagtaGCTTGCTCACCCTTTGAAGGAATTCCTTCCAttccaagtcaggctccatcACCAGGGAGTGTGAGTGTCATTaatatttctccttcattccccGGGTGACATTAAGAACACTGGACTGCGAGTTCCCACACCTGTGACTCCAGGTATACAGCCCCTGGACAGCCCCTCTGCCCTGTGCAGTgaccctgctgctctgccttccttcccaaaGTCCCCtacactgagccacacaggctagGCTCCTGCCATGATTGTCTCATTTTGTCTACCTCATGAGATAGTTGCAGACTCTCTCATCTTagggatggagaaactgagacctcTGGTCGCAGAGCTGGTGAGCGGAGGAGAGGGGCCTGGAGCTCGGCCTGGGAGTCTGACTCCAGGCCTGAATTCCTGCTTTTCAAGGGCTGGTCTCTCTGAGCCCTGAGCCTGCCAGCAGCGTCCTCCGTTCCCCTCCACTCCGTTGGGAGCTTTCCTCCCAGGAAGGCTGTCaggactcccctcccctcccctctcctaaCTGCAGTCTGGGCCGTTTCCCACCCATTGGGGCTCACTGACGCTGGCTAGCATGTCCTCCCTGGAGGCCCCCAGGGTGGGGCTGTGCCAACCCCTTCGGTCTGGCCGggccttctgtttctttcactgGGAACCTCAAGgtggagacaaaggaaaagacaggAGGACCGGGCCTATTCCAAAGCCCAAGGAAATCACTTCCTGGCTCAGTGCGTCAGTTTCCGCTTCTGAAAAATGGGTTTAAGAACAGCCCACTGAGCCCTGGGGCCGAGGGAAGATAAAGGAGATTGAGTGGGCGGGGGCGCGCTGGGGCCGCCTCTCTGTTTTCCTGACACCACCTCCGCCTCCCCGCCGCCACCCTGGCCGCCACCGGCGTTGTCGGGGCGCCGGGAGACCCCTTCTGAGTTCTCGGGGCCCCCGGGGTCATGCCGCCGATCCTTCTGCCTAGCACAGTACCGGGTACCTGGCAGACGGTCTATACATGACTTGTTGACTAACCGACAGACCTGGTTcgtccttttttcctttccctctcccctcgcAGCGCCCCTCAAGCCCGATTCTGCCCAGGCCCACCTCTCAGCCAAGCTGCCACCTTCCCGGGGGTCCAGGTCGCCACTGGTTCCATGGCCGAGACCGCCGGCTGGGATGTGCTCCCGCCGGGTCCCACCCGCGCAGGAATTTCCGCCCACGGAGTCCGGCCTGGGGAGGGACCTGGGCCGGGCGCGGGGCGGAGTCACCGGCACACCTGGGCCCAACTTGGACCTCCAGGTGAGGCGCTGCGACCGCCATTGGCCTGCCGCTGGCCCGCCTCCTACCCCGCCCTCCAGGCGTCCTCTGGCTACTCCGCGGCCCGACCCGAGGCGGTGTCCCTGCTGTAAGTCCCAAGGATCCCAACCCAAACTGCCCTTTGACCTTTAGgcttctcaaaaaagaaaaaaagaaaagaaaaagaaaggtgagcAGGGAGTGCAGCAGCAAAGCACAGAGGTTAGGGAGCCAGAGCCCCGACTGCAAATGTCAGCTCCGCAGCTTTTTAGCTGCCAAGCCTCAGCTGGTCTGCAAAATGGGCTGCTGTGCATAGTACCTGCGTTAAGAGCTCTAAAACTTTTTGGAATAGGGGTTTTTAGTTCCCCCCTTTTTTGGCACACAGACCCTTCTGGCACTCTGATGAAAGCTACGGACCCTTTCTCAGAATAGTGCTTTtggaagcatttaaaaattgcTGAAGCTTACAAGGAAGAGAATtataaccaaaatatatttaaaacacaaacttggggcacctgggtggctcagtgggttaaagcctctgcctttggctcaggtcatgatcccagagtcctgggatggagccccgcatcgggctctctgctccacagggagcctgcttcccccttctctctctgcctgcctctctgcctacttgtgatctctgtcaaatgagtaaataaaatctttaaaaaaaaaaccaaaacacaaacttatgggacacctgggtggctcagtcagtcaagcgtctgcctttgactcaggtcatgatcccaggttcctggaatccaattctgcatcaggctccttactcagtggggagcctgcttctccctctgcctgctgctcccctgtttgtgctctccctctctctctggcaaataaatgcaatcttaaaacaaaactagaCACAAATTTATGattggggtgcttggctggctcagtcagtacagtgTGTAActtttcatctcagggttgtgagttcaagccccatgttcgttgggtgtagagattacttaaaaaaaataaaaatcctaggggtgcctgggtggctcagtgggtgaaggcctctgcctttggctcaggtcatggtctcagggtcctggaatcgagccccgtgtgcggctctctgctcagtggggagcctgcttcaccccacCCCcggtctgcttctctgcctacttgtaatctctgtcaaataaataaataaataaaatctttaaaaaaacacaccacAAATTTATGATATAGTAATGTGTTTATTAGCATTAAATAAGACtgttaaattttccttttgtaaCGATATCAGCATGTTATTCACCTAGAAGAACGCTCAGCTGTGGGGTGGTCTTTGATTCACCTTTTTGCACGTATTTATCAGTTAACAACTAAGCATAGGGAATGCAAGAGCGTAATGGGGAAACCTGGGTCACCAGCGCGAGAACGGGTAGATTCACCATTTGGTCACAGATCCTCTGCTAGGCCACAGCTGCCCAATCAATGGTGGCTACATAGCAGGAGAGTCTGAAAGAGTGTGATTTAGTAGTGGGCTAGTAACTATCACGATTTTGAAATAGTCATGAGCATATATAATGTTGAGACCGTTGAACAACTGTATTTTgatatgaaaatatctgtgatttcaATAGGTGACAAAGACACAGATACTACTGATATGTCAATCCATatagaaggaaatgataaattttgGTTATAGGTTAgtgaaaaatgtaacattttttccCATCCAAATTTATGGGTCCCCTGAATTCTGAATCCCAGTTAAGACCCTTTCTCTTAGAACAAGTCTGAAACATACTGTTTAGAACTGTCAccatcctcaccaccaccaccatcatcatcatcccatGCCAGGAGACTCCCCGGACTACTTCGTAATCAGACAGAATCAGTTCCATCTGCTGTGTGACTGAGACTAACCTCAAtacctctctgaacctgtttcttcCCATCTAAAACAGGGACATCTATACCTTAGCACAGTGAAGATTTGCTCAAAGTACTTTGAAATCTGTCACATAGGATACACATGAGTTATTATTGCTTTGATTTTGTGGAGAGGGGCTTGGCCCTCT
Proteins encoded:
- the CNKSR1 gene encoding connector enhancer of kinase suppressor of ras 1 isoform X1, translating into MEPVATWTPGKVAAWLRGLDDSLQDYCFEDWELPGKYLLQLCPRSLEALTVWPLGHQELILEGVEQLRALSSGLQTENLQSLTEGLLQRTYAFQSLVQGHLEGCAKPPADVLSAAVELVHEARTLLFWLNRYLFSHLNDFSACQKIGELCGELGQALQEEEINIQVTGRDHWEAYPALGQRQCSCLREGCCPLCFQDSPAAERESKVLRICSHVAGICHHILRCSPQELLEQRALLERVQLDDPLGLEIHTTGNCLHFVSRAGPQVAADSRLQILPGDEIVQVNEQVVVGWPHKNVLRELLREPAGVSLVLKKVPMPKTPPQTPPQTPGSAPLSSPLLAFTPLSARAPSEDVFAFDLTSDPSPAPSPTWTDSTSLDLESRPVHPAPLATHPAGAAETQEAPEQPDTSPVSGRKKSKGVATRLSRRRVSCRELGQPDCDGWLLLRKVPGGFMGPRWRRCWFVLKRHTLYWYRQPQDEKAEGLINVSNYSLESGQDQKKKYVFQLTHDVYKPFIFAADTLEDLSMWVRHLITCISKYQSPGRASLPREEDCYSETEAEDPDDEAGSRSASPSPAQMWSPLHGDTSPAATPTQGSPRTSFGPPSDSSEGALEGMVQGLRQGGVSLLGQLQPFTHEQWRSSFMRRNRDPQLNERVHRVRALQSTLKAKLQELQALEEVLGDPELTGEKFRQWKEQNQELYSEGLGGWGVVQSEGHSQVPSSDSREQSSHPLASDPEEQSHLCPLTPESNLRPPDL
- the CNKSR1 gene encoding connector enhancer of kinase suppressor of ras 1 isoform X2 → MEPVATWTPGKVAAWLRGLDDSLQDYCFEDWELPGKYLLQLCPRSLEALTVWPLGHQELILEGVEQLRALSSGLQTENLQSLTEGLLQRTYAFQSLVQGHLEGCAKPPADVLSAAVELVHEARTLLFWLNRYLFSHLNDFSACQKIGELCGELGQALQEDSPAAERESKVLRICSHVAGICHHILRCSPQELLEQRALLERVQLDDPLGLEIHTTGNCLHFVSRAGPQVAADSRLQILPGDEIVQVNEQVVVGWPHKNVLRELLREPAGVSLVLKKVPMPKTPPQTPPQTPGSAPLSSPLLAFTPLSARAPSEDVFAFDLTSDPSPAPSPTWTDSTSLDLESRPVHPAPLATHPAGAAETQEAPEQPDTSPVSGRKKSKGVATRLSRRRVSCRELGQPDCDGWLLLRKVPGGFMGPRWRRCWFVLKRHTLYWYRQPQDEKAEGLINVSNYSLESGQDQKKKYVFQLTHDVYKPFIFAADTLEDLSMWVRHLITCISKYQSPGRASLPREEDCYSETEAEDPDDEAGSRSASPSPAQMWSPLHGDTSPAATPTQGSPRTSFGPPSDSSEGALEGMVQGLRQGGVSLLGQLQPFTHEQWRSSFMRRNRDPQLNERVHRVRALQSTLKAKLQELQALEEVLGDPELTGEKFRQWKEQNQELYSEGLGGWGVVQSEGHSQVPSSDSREQSSHPLASDPEEQSHLCPLTPESNLRPPDL